In Zygosaccharomyces rouxii strain CBS732 chromosome A complete sequence, the genomic window TATCCAATAACTTCTTCATGTCATTCAACGTTACAAAAGGTTGTTTTAAGAATACCTTGAACCTGAAAAAGttttgtaatttcaatAAGAACTCATCCCTAatatcttcattttcaacatcaacaaaaTTAATGGCATCTTGAATATTATTCAACATTTGTTCCAACAGTTCAGCTTTAACAGCAGATTTCGCACTTTCACCGACATTGAATGGTTCCGTATGGGAAACAATGTCATATAGCGCAAGCATGCCGCTGAAGGTTGATTGAGTTGATAAGAGATTTGCTAATTGTAAAGTGTTCTCGGGAGCATCGTAGTATCCAATTTCCCTAGTGAAACTCTGTAGGAAAAGACCAAACGTGTACAAATCCAAAGTCTTGTGTGGAGTTTTCGCATTTGcagaattgattaaatGCAcagcttcatcaacttGCCCATTATTGATCAAGTATTCACTTTGGATGTCTATAGAGCTAGACCCAAGGTGATccttgaatttttcgaaCAACTGATTATACTGCGTATATTCACCACATCGTATGCATGATTTTAGTAGAATTTCCATGTCTAAAACCGGGCAGCTCTTGTTGAACTGGAGTATAGTTTCGTAATCTTTCAACTGGTATAATTGACTGTAGATGTATTCAATAGAAGCCTTGTATTCTGCCTGCACTGCAATACTCATAAACGCCTTTGGGAAATCAGTAACTTCAATCCACTTGTAAATGTCAGCGTTTTTGGCTAATCTCAATAAAGATTCATCTTTCAAGAAAGGTAGAATTTGGGAACTGAATTGTGGGTTTAATAGTACAAGGTCCTGTAACTTATCATGAGGAGCTCTAATTACTGTCAGATTtgtcaaatatttttgCTCCTCTTTATCAGGGCACAACTCCAAACTGGATTTGATGATATGACTATCGACAAACTTAGCAGATATTAGTTCTTTGTAGGTATCGTAATCAAAACAATAGCCCTCCAACAGTAGCTTCTGATACTCTTTGATGCCTGTTCTGACTGAGTTTCTAATAACTGAACCCAATGAAAGATGGTAGGATTTATCCCAATCGCCTGGATGGTTATAAAATGCCATGACATCTTCTGCAACATTAGTTAGCTTTATGGCTTGTACCACAACACCAGGAACTTTAGCAGGATCCAAATTGAGTCTCTTGTAATTGGTTgccaatttggaaaatctCTCCATAGTTTTTTCTCTAAATTCTGCCAAAGAGTCATTGTCTAGTTCGCTGCAGTAAGTGTCAAAATCGTAAAGTTTAGTGATTAAAATGGCGTGTATTTCCATGTTGAAAGCATATTTGTCGATAGTTTGAGGCGATCCCCAAAGACTTGTCATACAACCGATGAGACCACCATAGTTCACCACTCTAGAATCGGATAGATTTAAATTACGACAAAGGTCCACGAAGAATTCCATTTCTGTGACTTTTTTTAGAATAACTTGGGAGGGGAAATGTTGAACAATACCATTTAAGAAGTCGTACTTCTCCACGTTACTGATTGATTCCGCGTCTTTTATCACATTACCTTGAGCTTTAACAAACCTTAACAAGTATTCATCGGGGCAACGAATCTCCTTCAGATAGGCAAAGATGAATGGGTACAATGCAGTATCAAATCTGAATTTTTTGATTATGGATTcttcaatcaatttcataATGATTTCACTATCCTTTAGCTGCAATGAATAATCCATTAAAGAGCTTAAAACTGATTCCACACCCATTGGATAAAGTAAATATTCCGACAATTTATTTCTGTGATTACCTCTAAACTGGCATTTCATTGGATAGAGACATGAGTAGATTTTTTTGGTCAGTTTCCAATCTTCAAAACTGTTTGCCATTAATACCAGATAAAATTCATAGGAAAATTCCGGTACCCATTTCAATTTATGGAATTGAGCCCATAGATTGTAAGCTTTATGACAATTTAATTTGGATACCGATAGTAGGAAATTGGATAGTAATAGCGAAACGTTTTCTGAAGAACCTGACACATTTCTTAAATCCTGCATTAGTCTATCCAATAATTTTATGGCCAACTCCAATTCACCAGTTTCCACAAGTCCAGAGACTGTCATCGAATAAACCTCGaattcaccttctttcaaCAGTGGATCTGAACTTAAGGCTAATCTGTACTCTTCATATAATGATTCAATTGCTCCGGGATCATTCATTGTCTTAGCATAAGATAATAATGCAACGTAGTAGAACGAATCTGACtttgcatttgaatttttatcgAGTATACGTTGAGCCTGAA contains:
- the RPM2 gene encoding ribonuclease P (similar to uniprot|Q02773 Saccharomyces cerevisiae YML091C RPM2 Protein component of mitochondrial RNase P along with the mitochondrially-encoded RNA subunit RPM1 Rnase P removes 5' extensions from tRNA precursors Rpm2p is also involved in maturation of RPM1 and in translation of mitochondrial mRNAs) — protein: MAFKSFKYKFYTKGYHSASQKPATAFFDSSYQYLRQNQGLVAVDSAVPPSHLPHLGPHPVIGANVNFNIVDDVLQDYETADERREEQLREQYENNGNVNQHSHQRESKGSNTDTYNGRRQRSASISSHHQTRSPAALRRRSMGENTATLSLRTGAKDAFIDHTLSQRYYSTTNTSRKESDIHSHYRIPPESQPVVPAGKDAKVAADNVAKEDNVVDNGRPAQLDQQFLSKQRDSMSPWEEDKEPCLNKDTFLRTHTDQINKCYENGDLNSINSLYQALKRNDIIPPLKVYEQILDSVARRQFDNDDLDYKIAELLTCYQDLIMNRLKPSDRIYNTVLECLFKASIAAYVTHNSNGVDFYKIAAELFHTIGGGSHLLSKSVLDHALLAMNLFPGHMSLVQAQRILDKNSNAKSDSFYYVALLSYAKTMNDPGAIESLYEEYRLALSSDPLLKEGEFEVYSMTVSGLVETGELELAIKLLDRLMQDLRNVSGSSENVSLLLSNFLLSVSKLNCHKAYNLWAQFHKLKWVPEFSYEFYLVLMANSFEDWKLTKKIYSCLYPMKCQFRGNHRNKLSEYLLYPMGVESVLSSLMDYSLQLKDSEIIMKLIEESIIKKFRFDTALYPFIFAYLKEIRCPDEYLLRFVKAQGNVIKDAESISNVEKYDFLNGIVQHFPSQVILKKVTEMEFFVDLCRNLNLSDSRVVNYGGLIGCMTSLWGSPQTIDKYAFNMEIHAILITKLYDFDTYCSELDNDSLAEFREKTMERFSKLATNYKRLNLDPAKVPGVVVQAIKLTNVAEDVMAFYNHPGDWDKSYHLSLGSVIRNSVRTGIKEYQKLLLEGYCFDYDTYKELISAKFVDSHIIKSSLELCPDKEEQKYLTNLTVIRAPHDKLQDLVLLNPQFSSQILPFLKDESLLRLAKNADIYKWIEVTDFPKAFMSIAVQAEYKASIEYIYSQLYQLKDYETILQFNKSCPVLDMEILLKSCIRCGEYTQYNQLFEKFKDHLGSSSIDIQSEYLINNGQVDEAVHLINSANAKTPHKTLDLYTFGLFLQSFTREIGYYDAPENTLQLANLLSTQSTFSGMLALYDIVSHTEPFNVGESAKSAVKAELLEQMLNNIQDAINFVDVENEDIRDEFLLKLQNFFRFKVFLKQPFVTLNDMKKLLDIWQNVNPYAIDTLFNNMVESIYLNPSAQSLYLENDLMFHYNSDSLLELTNEIENFYANKEDSEAVDKIRRFKSVMNENKL